The following are encoded in a window of Saccharothrix longispora genomic DNA:
- a CDS encoding CheR family methyltransferase: protein MSERAVPDEDFEAVLRYLKESRGFDFTGYKRTSLMRRVHHRMAQVGIEHHGEYIDHLQVNSDEFNALFNTILINVTSFFRDAEAWDYLRDEVLPALLAERGPDDPIRVWSAGCASGEEAYTLAMLLAEALGPEQFRHRVKIYATDVDDEALAQARQAVYGERELQRVPPELVGKYFEAHNGRFAFRKDLRRAVIFGRNDLVQDAPISRIDLLVCRNTLMYFNQETQAKVLGRFHFALTPRGVLFLGKAEMLLSHSRLFDPVELKRRIFRKTNGAAAGVAPFLAHAFVQDRRIDLGGLDQLREHAFQESPVAQVVIAGEDVLALANRQAEALFGLSAKDIGRPLRDLDLSYRPVELRAHVEHARDDRRALRLKEVAWHRPGGDPVWFEVHLNPLLGPENAVIGISIVFHDVTTARRLLDDLEYANQQLESAYEELQSTNEELETTNEELQSTVEELETTNEELQSTNEELETMNEELQSTNDELQTINDVLRDRTLELDQVNDFLESILTSLRAGVIVLDPEMRVIAWNRGAEELWGVRQDEARGEHLLNLDIGLPVAELRPVVRQALGDASFMTELEVGAVNRKGRDVVVRVVCSSLRSNAGEPNGAILVMEQRG, encoded by the coding sequence GTGAGCGAGCGTGCGGTGCCCGATGAGGACTTCGAAGCAGTGTTGCGCTACTTGAAGGAGTCCCGCGGTTTCGACTTCACGGGCTACAAGCGCACCAGCCTCATGCGCCGCGTCCACCACCGGATGGCCCAGGTCGGCATCGAGCACCACGGCGAGTACATCGACCACCTCCAGGTCAACTCCGACGAGTTCAACGCGCTGTTCAACACGATCCTGATCAACGTCACGAGCTTCTTCCGCGACGCGGAGGCGTGGGACTACCTGCGGGACGAGGTGCTGCCGGCGCTGCTCGCCGAACGCGGGCCGGACGACCCGATCCGGGTGTGGAGCGCGGGCTGCGCCTCGGGCGAGGAGGCGTACACCCTGGCCATGCTGCTCGCGGAGGCGCTCGGCCCGGAGCAGTTCCGCCACCGCGTCAAGATCTACGCCACCGACGTGGACGACGAGGCGCTGGCGCAGGCCCGGCAGGCCGTGTACGGCGAGCGCGAGCTCCAGCGCGTGCCGCCGGAGCTGGTGGGCAAGTACTTCGAGGCGCACAACGGGCGCTTCGCGTTCCGCAAGGACCTGCGCCGCGCCGTGATCTTCGGGCGCAACGACCTCGTGCAGGACGCCCCGATCTCGCGGATCGACCTGCTGGTGTGCCGCAACACCCTCATGTACTTCAACCAGGAGACCCAGGCGAAGGTCCTCGGTCGGTTCCACTTCGCGCTCACGCCGCGCGGCGTGCTGTTCCTGGGCAAGGCCGAGATGCTGCTCAGCCACAGCCGGCTGTTCGACCCGGTCGAGCTCAAGCGGCGGATCTTCCGCAAGACCAACGGCGCCGCGGCGGGGGTCGCCCCGTTCCTCGCCCACGCCTTCGTCCAGGACCGCCGCATCGACCTGGGAGGACTGGACCAGTTGCGGGAACACGCCTTCCAGGAGAGCCCCGTCGCGCAGGTGGTGATCGCGGGTGAGGACGTGCTGGCCCTGGCCAACCGGCAGGCCGAGGCGCTGTTCGGGTTGTCCGCCAAGGACATCGGCCGGCCGCTGCGGGACCTCGATCTGTCCTACCGGCCGGTGGAGCTGCGCGCCCACGTCGAGCACGCCCGCGACGACCGGCGTGCCCTGCGGCTCAAGGAGGTCGCCTGGCACCGCCCCGGAGGCGACCCGGTGTGGTTCGAGGTGCACCTCAACCCGCTGCTCGGCCCGGAGAACGCGGTCATCGGCATCTCGATCGTGTTCCACGACGTGACCACGGCCCGCCGGCTGCTCGATGACCTGGAGTACGCCAACCAGCAGTTGGAGTCGGCCTACGAGGAGCTCCAGTCCACGAACGAGGAACTGGAGACCACGAACGAGGAGCTCCAATCCACTGTGGAGGAATTGGAGACCACGAACGAGGAGCTCCAATCCACGAACGAGGAACTGGAGACGATGAACGAGGAGCTCCAGTCCACCAACGACGAGCTCCAGACGATCAACGACGTGCTCCGGGACCGCACCCTGGAACTGGACCAGGTGAACGACTTCCTGGAGTCCATCCTGACGTCGCTGCGGGCCGGCGTGATCGTGCTCGACCCCGAGATGCGGGTCATCGCCTGGAACCGGGGCGCCGAGGAGCTGTGGGGCGTGCGGCAGGACGAGGCGCGGGGCGAGCACCTGCTGAACCTCGACATCGGCCTGCCCGTGGCCGAGCTGAGGCCGGTCGTGCGCCAAGCGTTGGGCGACGCCTCGTTCATGACCGAACTGGAGGTCGGCGCGGTCAACCGCAAGGGGCGCGACGTGGTCGTGCGCGTGGTGTGCAGCTCGCTGCGCTCCAACGCGGGCGAGCCCAACGGCGCGATCCTGGTGATGGAGCAGAGGGGCTGA
- a CDS encoding chemotaxis protein CheB: MPTRDLIVVGASAGGVEALRSFTAGLPADLDAAVAVVLHLPSGGTSALAGILDRSGPLPAVTASDGMALRPGRVHVAPPDHHLIVIDGRVHLSHGPTENGHRPAVDALFRSAAATHGAGTIGVVLSGTLDDGTAGMISIVNRGGLALVQDPEEALFAGMPASVLRNIHVDHVLSAAKMGALLRECVGKEVRQGDEPSDLARRETAIASSGVATHADEVISMGHPSNFSCPDCQGNLVELDVVPKRFRCQVGHAWTAEALLDAQGVTLEKALWTALRTLEEKVGLARRMRQDAAKRGAELLVRRYQRTEEEASSAADVLRGHLLSGEYTRQTAAESGP; encoded by the coding sequence ATGCCAACGCGCGACCTGATCGTCGTCGGCGCTTCCGCGGGCGGGGTCGAAGCGCTGCGCTCCTTCACCGCGGGGCTGCCCGCCGACCTGGACGCGGCCGTCGCCGTGGTCCTCCACCTGCCCTCGGGCGGCACGAGCGCCCTGGCGGGCATTCTCGACCGGAGCGGTCCGCTGCCCGCCGTCACGGCCTCCGACGGCATGGCGCTCCGCCCGGGCCGGGTGCACGTCGCCCCGCCCGACCATCACCTGATCGTGATCGACGGCCGGGTCCACCTCTCCCACGGACCCACCGAGAACGGCCACCGCCCGGCCGTGGACGCCCTGTTCCGCTCCGCCGCCGCGACGCACGGCGCGGGCACCATCGGCGTCGTCCTGTCCGGCACCCTGGACGACGGCACCGCGGGCATGATCAGCATCGTCAACCGCGGTGGCCTCGCGCTCGTGCAGGACCCGGAGGAAGCGCTGTTCGCCGGGATGCCCGCCAGTGTCCTCCGCAACATCCACGTGGACCACGTGCTGTCGGCGGCGAAGATGGGCGCGCTGCTGCGGGAGTGCGTGGGCAAGGAGGTGCGACAAGGTGACGAGCCTTCCGACCTGGCCCGCCGCGAGACCGCCATCGCCTCTTCAGGCGTCGCCACGCACGCCGACGAGGTGATCTCGATGGGCCACCCCTCGAACTTCAGCTGCCCCGACTGCCAGGGCAACCTGGTCGAGCTGGACGTCGTGCCCAAGCGGTTCCGGTGCCAGGTGGGCCACGCCTGGACCGCCGAGGCGCTGCTGGACGCCCAGGGCGTCACCCTGGAGAAGGCGCTGTGGACGGCGCTGCGCACCCTGGAGGAGAAGGTGGGCCTGGCCAGGCGGATGCGCCAGGACGCCGCGAAGCGCGGCGCGGAACTGCTGGTCCGGCGCTACCAGCGGACCGAGGAGGAGGCGTCGAGCGCCGCCGACGTGCTGCGCGGCCACCTGCTCTCCGGTGAGTACACCCGGCAGACCGCCGCGGAGTCGGGACCGTGA
- a CDS encoding C40 family peptidase, producing MASNPALRTVRAALAVTAAAVLVGSLPVHQAAADPAADALKKYTDLAHEAEALNEEHLRAQDDLSNAQGALDQANRDLAAAQQAQEALRGQVDLLTEASFEGARFNQLSALLVSDSQQDFLNRMSALGVLAGDNAEALEGLGAAVDGANDAARRAVEATDTANQTIAEIDQRKAALDGRIDEAREAYRALSPAQRAALNNAGDMSHIDVPPGQAGQALAFALGERGKPYVFGSNGPNTWDCSSLMQAAYRSVGIAIPRTTYGQATIGRSVARNDVRAGDLVIYYSGQTHVAMAIDGLRAVHASTEGVPVKIQDIESIGPVDVIRRVVG from the coding sequence GTGGCGTCGAACCCCGCTCTGCGCACCGTCCGCGCGGCCCTGGCGGTCACGGCCGCCGCCGTGCTGGTCGGTTCCCTGCCCGTCCACCAGGCCGCAGCCGACCCGGCGGCGGACGCGCTCAAGAAGTACACCGACCTCGCCCACGAGGCGGAGGCCCTCAACGAGGAGCACCTGCGGGCGCAGGACGACCTGTCCAACGCCCAGGGCGCGCTGGACCAGGCCAACCGCGACCTCGCGGCGGCGCAGCAGGCCCAGGAGGCGTTGCGCGGCCAGGTGGACCTGCTCACCGAGGCGTCGTTCGAGGGCGCGCGCTTCAACCAGCTGTCGGCACTGCTGGTGAGCGACTCGCAGCAGGACTTCCTCAACCGCATGTCCGCGCTCGGCGTGCTGGCCGGCGACAACGCCGAGGCGCTCGAAGGGCTCGGCGCCGCGGTGGACGGCGCGAACGACGCGGCCCGCCGCGCGGTCGAGGCCACCGACACCGCCAACCAGACGATCGCCGAGATCGACCAGCGCAAGGCGGCCCTGGACGGCCGGATCGACGAGGCCCGCGAGGCGTACCGGGCGTTGAGCCCGGCGCAGCGCGCCGCGCTGAACAACGCGGGCGACATGAGCCACATCGACGTGCCGCCGGGCCAGGCCGGTCAGGCGCTGGCGTTCGCGCTCGGGGAGCGCGGCAAGCCGTACGTGTTCGGCTCGAACGGCCCGAACACGTGGGACTGCTCCAGCCTGATGCAGGCGGCCTACCGCTCGGTGGGCATCGCGATCCCGCGCACCACCTACGGGCAGGCCACGATCGGCCGGTCGGTGGCCCGCAACGACGTGCGGGCCGGCGACCTGGTCATCTACTACTCGGGCCAGACGCACGTGGCGATGGCCATCGACGGGCTGCGCGCCGTGCACGCGTCCACCGAGGGCGTGCCGGTGAAGATCCAGGACATCGAGTCGATCGGACCGGTGGACGTCATCCGCCGCGTGGTCGGCTGA
- a CDS encoding ATP-binding protein, whose amino-acid sequence MTTVALEVSEIGGAAVVRPSGLLDLTSYRELRDRLIKCAADGPTAVVVRLDDGFRCATPVFMSIFTTVWMRLAEWPGVPLLLVGESTRYRQFLASPAASRMVPAFTLLAAALDAVDASPERRRDEIQLPDSLVGALVARQFVRDACARWGLGHLKDSAVTVVTELVENAVRHAESAPVVRLEHRSGRLSIAVRDDSPEHPREPDPRATPPSGIGITIVAQLSRVWGCSPWPSGGKVVWAVLG is encoded by the coding sequence GTGACCACCGTGGCGCTGGAGGTCTCCGAGATCGGCGGCGCCGCCGTGGTCCGCCCCTCCGGCCTCCTCGACCTGACGTCCTACCGGGAACTGCGGGACAGGCTGATCAAGTGCGCCGCGGACGGGCCGACCGCGGTCGTCGTCCGCCTCGACGACGGGTTCCGGTGCGCCACCCCCGTGTTCATGTCGATCTTCACCACGGTGTGGATGCGGCTGGCCGAGTGGCCCGGCGTGCCCCTGCTGCTGGTCGGCGAGTCGACGCGGTACCGCCAGTTCCTGGCGAGCCCCGCGGCCAGCCGCATGGTACCCGCCTTCACGCTCCTGGCGGCCGCGCTGGACGCCGTCGACGCGTCGCCCGAGCGCAGGCGCGACGAGATCCAGCTGCCCGACTCGCTCGTCGGCGCGCTCGTCGCCCGGCAGTTCGTCCGCGACGCGTGCGCGCGCTGGGGACTCGGCCACCTGAAGGACAGCGCCGTGACGGTGGTGACCGAACTCGTGGAGAACGCGGTGCGGCACGCCGAGTCCGCTCCCGTGGTGCGGCTGGAGCACCGGAGCGGCCGGCTCTCCATCGCGGTGCGGGACGACAGCCCCGAGCACCCCCGGGAACCGGACCCCCGCGCCACACCGCCGAGCGGCATCGGCATCACGATCGTGGCGCAGTTGAGCCGGGTGTGGGGGTGCTCCCCGTGGCCCTCGGGCGGGAAGGTGGTGTGGGCGGTGCTGGGGTGA
- a CDS encoding carbohydrate ABC transporter permease codes for MKSRPNWPAGLFALAWLAIVLGPLLYLVTVSLRTRSEYLGKSAWSVPDALTLDNYVTVLTGGFGQYLLNNVVVTVVTVAIVVAIAVPCAYAVARSGGKFVQRGFTLLLVGLAIPAQATIIPIYLLITRMQLYDTLLAIILPTAAFALPVATLVLTNSLRDVPRELYEAQAIDGAGPFRVLVSLVLPLARPAIMTVVVYTALNAWNGFLFPLVLTQSESTRVLTLGLYDFRGQFGTNVPALLAAVTLSVLPIFAVYLMGRRFLLSGLTAGFGK; via the coding sequence GTGAAGTCCCGCCCCAACTGGCCCGCCGGGTTGTTCGCCCTGGCGTGGCTCGCGATCGTCCTGGGCCCGCTGCTGTACCTGGTGACGGTGTCGCTGCGCACGCGCAGCGAGTACCTCGGCAAGAGCGCGTGGTCGGTGCCGGACGCGCTGACGCTCGACAACTACGTCACCGTGCTCACCGGCGGGTTCGGCCAGTACCTGCTGAACAACGTGGTGGTGACGGTGGTGACGGTGGCGATCGTCGTGGCGATCGCCGTGCCGTGCGCCTACGCGGTGGCCCGCAGCGGGGGGAAGTTCGTGCAGCGCGGTTTCACCCTGCTGCTGGTCGGCCTGGCGATCCCGGCGCAGGCCACGATCATCCCGATCTACCTGCTGATCACCCGGATGCAGCTGTACGACACGCTGCTGGCGATCATCCTGCCGACGGCGGCGTTCGCGCTGCCGGTGGCGACGCTCGTGCTGACCAACAGCCTGCGGGACGTCCCCCGCGAGCTGTACGAGGCGCAGGCGATCGACGGCGCCGGACCGTTCCGGGTGCTCGTGTCGCTGGTCCTGCCGCTGGCGCGACCGGCGATCATGACCGTGGTGGTCTACACCGCGCTCAACGCCTGGAACGGGTTCCTGTTCCCCCTGGTGCTCACCCAGTCCGAGTCGACGCGCGTGCTGACGCTGGGCCTGTACGACTTCCGGGGGCAGTTCGGCACCAACGTGCCGGCCCTGCTGGCGGCGGTGACGCTGTCCGTGCTGCCGATCTTCGCGGTCTACCTGATGGGCAGGAGGTTCCTGCTCAGCGGTCTGACCGCCGGTTTCGGCAAGTAG
- a CDS encoding LacI family DNA-binding transcriptional regulator has product MPTKADPSSPDGTASGKITIADIAAEAGVSVPTVSKVMNGRADVAPHTRERVEAIIRRHGYQRRSDERSRRSNLVELMFHELESAWALEIIRGAEQVAAEQGLALVLSESQGRLTPGHGWLEGVIARKPLAVISVFSDLTSQQLAKLRARDIPVVVVDPIGEPQLETPSIGATNWNGGLTATRHLIELGHRRIAMIGGPERVLCSRARVDGYRAALETAGLAVDPRLVRYGDFHVESGRAQFAPLLDLPDPPTAVFAGSDLQALGVYEAARAAGLRIPEDLSVIGFDDLPVAQWVGPPLTTVRQPLQDMAAAGTRLAITLARGEEPEHRRIELATTLVVRQSTAPPR; this is encoded by the coding sequence ATGCCGACCAAAGCCGACCCGTCCTCTCCGGATGGCACCGCCTCGGGCAAGATCACCATCGCGGACATCGCGGCCGAGGCCGGGGTTTCGGTACCGACAGTTTCGAAGGTGATGAACGGCCGGGCGGACGTCGCCCCGCACACCCGGGAACGGGTCGAGGCCATCATCCGCAGGCACGGCTACCAGCGCCGCTCCGACGAGCGCTCCCGCCGGTCCAACCTGGTGGAGCTGATGTTCCACGAGCTGGAGAGCGCCTGGGCGCTGGAGATCATCCGGGGCGCCGAGCAGGTCGCCGCCGAGCAGGGCCTCGCGCTGGTGCTCTCCGAGTCGCAGGGCCGGCTGACCCCCGGCCACGGCTGGCTGGAGGGCGTGATCGCCCGCAAGCCGCTCGCCGTGATCTCGGTGTTCTCAGACCTGACCTCGCAGCAACTGGCGAAGCTGCGCGCCCGGGACATCCCCGTGGTGGTGGTCGACCCGATCGGCGAGCCCCAGCTGGAGACGCCGTCCATCGGCGCGACCAACTGGAACGGCGGCCTGACCGCCACCCGTCACCTGATCGAACTGGGGCACCGGCGGATCGCCATGATCGGCGGCCCCGAGCGGGTGCTGTGCAGCCGGGCGCGCGTGGACGGCTACCGGGCCGCGCTGGAGACCGCGGGCCTCGCGGTGGACCCCCGCCTGGTGCGCTACGGCGACTTCCACGTCGAGTCCGGGCGCGCGCAGTTCGCGCCGCTGCTCGACCTGCCGGACCCGCCGACCGCGGTGTTCGCGGGCTCGGACCTCCAGGCCCTCGGCGTGTACGAGGCCGCGCGGGCCGCGGGGCTGCGCATCCCCGAGGACCTCAGCGTCATCGGGTTCGACGACCTGCCGGTGGCGCAATGGGTGGGCCCGCCGCTGACCACGGTCCGACAGCCGCTGCAGGACATGGCCGCGGCGGGCACCCGTCTCGCCATCACGCTGGCACGTGGTGAAGAGCCCGAACACCGCCGAATCGAGCTTGCCACCACGCTGGTGGTGCGTCAGAGCACCGCCCCGCCACGCTGA
- a CDS encoding lytic polysaccharide monooxygenase, translating into MRLKRFGALAVAALGVVGFTSVFVQSGTAVAHGSMTFPPSRTYACYEDGRIGGGGGDLNPTNPACVAAVQIGGKQPLWDWYGNLISLAGGKHREIIADGDLCGPTTKYDAYNLTRSDWPTTTLRAGAPITFKYNAWAPHPGTWDQYVTKDGFDVTQPLKWSDLEPVPFDSITNPPLGSGEYSWNGTLPNKSGRHVIYSIWQRSDSPEAFYSCSDVIFSGGSGGDTQAPSAPGTPTASASSTSVQLSWSAAADNVGVSSYQVFREAGANDVQVATSTGTSASVTGLTANTAYQFYVVARDAAGNTSPPSAVVSVTTTGGGGQEPGACSVTYSVPSSWSGGFTANVSVKNTGTSAVNAWQLAWDVPAGQGISQAWSADVTVASGKATARGASWNQNIQPGQTVSFGFNGTSQGTPANPVSFTLSGATCATA; encoded by the coding sequence TTGCGACTCAAGCGCTTTGGAGCGTTGGCCGTTGCCGCGCTCGGCGTCGTCGGCTTCACCAGTGTGTTCGTCCAGAGCGGTACGGCGGTGGCGCACGGGTCGATGACCTTCCCCCCGAGCCGCACCTACGCCTGCTACGAGGACGGCAGGATCGGTGGTGGCGGCGGCGACCTGAACCCGACCAACCCGGCGTGCGTCGCCGCGGTCCAGATCGGCGGCAAGCAGCCGCTGTGGGACTGGTACGGCAACCTGATCAGCCTGGCCGGCGGCAAGCACCGCGAGATCATCGCCGACGGCGACCTGTGCGGGCCGACCACCAAGTACGACGCCTACAACCTGACCCGCTCCGACTGGCCCACCACGACGCTGCGCGCGGGCGCGCCGATCACGTTCAAGTACAACGCGTGGGCGCCGCACCCCGGCACGTGGGACCAGTACGTCACCAAGGACGGCTTCGACGTCACGCAGCCGCTGAAGTGGTCGGACCTGGAGCCCGTGCCGTTCGACAGCATCACCAACCCGCCGCTGGGCAGCGGCGAGTACTCGTGGAACGGCACCCTGCCGAACAAGTCGGGTCGGCACGTCATCTACTCCATCTGGCAGCGCAGCGACAGCCCCGAGGCCTTCTACAGCTGCTCGGACGTGATCTTCTCCGGCGGCTCCGGCGGTGACACGCAGGCGCCGTCCGCGCCCGGCACGCCCACCGCGAGCGCGTCGTCCACCTCCGTCCAGCTGAGCTGGAGCGCGGCGGCCGACAACGTCGGCGTCAGCTCGTACCAGGTCTTCCGCGAGGCCGGCGCGAACGACGTGCAGGTCGCCACGTCCACGGGCACCAGCGCCTCGGTCACCGGCCTCACCGCGAACACCGCCTACCAGTTCTACGTGGTGGCGCGGGACGCGGCGGGCAACACCTCGCCGCCGTCGGCGGTCGTCTCGGTCACCACGACCGGTGGTGGCGGCCAGGAGCCCGGCGCGTGCTCGGTGACCTACAGCGTGCCGAGCAGCTGGTCCGGCGGCTTCACCGCGAACGTGTCGGTGAAGAACACCGGCACGAGCGCGGTCAACGCCTGGCAGCTGGCCTGGGACGTCCCGGCGGGCCAGGGCATCTCCCAGGCGTGGTCGGCCGACGTCACCGTGGCGTCCGGCAAGGCGACGGCCAGGGGTGCGAGCTGGAACCAGAACATCCAGCCGGGTCAGACGGTGAGCTTCGGGTTCAACGGGACGTCGCAGGGGACGCCCGCCAACCCGGTCTCGTTCACCCTCAGCGGCGCCACGTGCGCCACGGCGTGA
- a CDS encoding MerR family transcriptional regulator: MRGPVEQWSPGAVARMLGISPTTLRTWDRRYGLGPSSREEGKHRRYSGEDVSRLRRMLELTGQGMAPAAAAASALGAAPPPGPSRAGGGPRAIAVDSAEGRGFARAAARLDAPLMSTLASELVERHGVVAAWESVLVPFLVALGERVAAQGRGVEIEHLATAGIAGVLRASPVPPVRGRLPALLACAPEEQHSLPLDALAAALAERDVASRNLGARVPAEALLDAATLLSPGSVVVWAHSRPHAEAAPVAELTSRGHAVLVGGAGWDEVPTSARRLGSLGEAVAVVLELNRL; the protein is encoded by the coding sequence ATGCGCGGCCCGGTGGAGCAGTGGAGCCCCGGCGCGGTGGCACGGATGCTGGGGATCTCCCCCACCACGCTCCGCACCTGGGACCGCCGGTACGGCCTCGGCCCCTCCTCGCGCGAGGAGGGCAAGCACCGCCGGTACAGCGGCGAGGACGTCTCCCGCCTGCGCAGGATGCTCGAACTCACCGGTCAGGGCATGGCCCCGGCCGCTGCCGCCGCCTCCGCGCTGGGCGCCGCGCCGCCACCCGGCCCGTCCCGCGCCGGCGGCGGTCCGCGGGCCATCGCCGTCGACTCGGCGGAAGGTCGTGGGTTCGCGAGGGCCGCGGCACGTCTGGACGCGCCCCTGATGAGCACCCTGGCCTCGGAGCTGGTGGAGCGGCACGGGGTGGTGGCGGCGTGGGAATCGGTGCTGGTGCCGTTCCTCGTCGCCCTCGGCGAGCGCGTCGCGGCCCAGGGGCGGGGCGTCGAGATCGAGCACCTGGCGACCGCCGGGATCGCCGGCGTGCTGCGCGCGTCCCCGGTCCCGCCGGTGCGGGGGCGACTGCCCGCGCTGCTGGCGTGCGCCCCGGAGGAGCAGCACAGCCTGCCGCTGGACGCGTTGGCCGCGGCGCTGGCCGAGCGCGACGTGGCCTCCCGCAACCTGGGGGCGCGGGTGCCCGCCGAGGCCCTGCTCGACGCGGCGACCCTGTTGTCCCCCGGTTCGGTGGTCGTGTGGGCGCACTCCCGTCCGCACGCCGAAGCGGCGCCGGTGGCCGAACTGACCTCCCGCGGGCACGCGGTGCTGGTCGGCGGGGCGGGGTGGGACGAGGTCCCCACGAGTGCGCGCCGGTTGGGTTCGCTGGGCGAGGCGGTGGCGGTCGTCCTTGAGCTGAACCGGCTCTGA
- a CDS encoding sunset domain-containing protein produces MVWFFTQTFVLCTAAFVAGAALTWLPLRAVIRDLRAQVRSAVVRPVRAALPPAPTGERVEESVVLPEPGARRAEDEPVDERDRATGQCEVKGSPKSMIFHTAESPYFKRMKGDVVFRSAAEAERAGYTRWAPKTPRTSRTPDAAKNPTNAESAKTSGVQRAPGTRRTPGASRTRTPAREEIRASAG; encoded by the coding sequence GTGGTGTGGTTCTTCACCCAGACGTTCGTCCTGTGCACGGCCGCGTTCGTCGCGGGCGCGGCGCTCACCTGGCTGCCGCTGCGCGCCGTCATCCGGGACCTGCGCGCGCAGGTCAGGTCGGCGGTCGTGCGGCCGGTGCGGGCCGCGCTGCCGCCCGCGCCGACGGGGGAGCGGGTCGAGGAGTCGGTCGTCCTCCCCGAGCCGGGTGCTCGGCGCGCCGAGGACGAGCCGGTGGACGAGCGGGACCGGGCCACGGGGCAGTGCGAGGTCAAGGGCAGTCCCAAGTCCATGATCTTCCACACCGCCGAGTCGCCGTACTTCAAGCGGATGAAGGGCGACGTGGTGTTCCGCTCCGCGGCCGAGGCGGAACGGGCCGGGTACACGCGATGGGCTCCCAAGACGCCCAGGACGTCCAGGACCCCCGACGCGGCCAAGAACCCCACGAACGCCGAGTCGGCCAAGACCTCCGGCGTGCAGAGGGCGCCGGGGACGCGGAGGACGCCCGGCGCGTCGAGGACGCGCACGCCCGCCAGGGAGGAGATCCGCGCGTCGGCCGGGTGA
- a CDS encoding PfkB family carbohydrate kinase: MRIAVVGQIARDLVLVVPEVPSAGGSATVSERREMLGGKGANIARNAVGLGATAALVGVVGDDRDGDLLVQRLSADGVAADAVVRRTATRTALVVDVVHDGHYRYLEDIPPACLLTPADVTAASSALASADAVVLQLQQPGNACLAAARAAGGLIVLDGVPDSGTDELLAAADVIRADHREAALLTGREITAVDDAVEAGRALLARGPSTAALEVPGEANVLVWQDGHAAIPLTAEHVVDTTGGGDAFVAALTVALLEGDTPEEAGRKATRAAGQAVTHPGGRTTLTRES; the protein is encoded by the coding sequence ATGCGGATCGCGGTGGTCGGCCAGATAGCCCGTGACCTGGTGCTCGTGGTGCCGGAGGTGCCCTCGGCCGGGGGGTCGGCGACGGTGTCGGAACGGCGCGAAATGCTCGGCGGCAAGGGCGCCAACATCGCCCGGAACGCCGTCGGACTGGGCGCGACGGCCGCGCTCGTCGGCGTCGTCGGGGACGACCGGGACGGCGACCTGCTGGTGCAGCGGCTGTCGGCGGACGGCGTAGCGGCGGACGCGGTCGTGCGGCGCACCGCCACCCGGACGGCCCTCGTGGTCGACGTGGTGCACGACGGCCACTACCGCTACTTGGAGGACATCCCCCCGGCGTGCCTGCTGACCCCGGCGGACGTCACCGCCGCGTCGTCCGCCCTGGCCTCCGCCGACGCCGTGGTGCTCCAGTTGCAGCAACCGGGGAACGCCTGCCTGGCCGCCGCCCGCGCGGCCGGTGGCCTGATCGTCCTGGACGGCGTCCCCGACTCGGGAACCGACGAACTCCTCGCCGCGGCCGACGTGATCCGCGCCGACCACCGCGAAGCGGCCCTCCTGACCGGCCGGGAGATCACCGCGGTCGACGACGCCGTGGAGGCCGGCCGGGCCCTGCTGGCCCGGGGCCCGTCCACCGCTGCCCTGGAGGTCCCGGGCGAGGCGAACGTCCTGGTCTGGCAGGACGGTCACGCGGCGATCCCCCTGACCGCCGAGCACGTGGTGGACACCACCGGCGGCGGCGACGCGTTCGTGGCCGCCCTGACCGTGGCCCTCCTGGAGGGCGACACCCCGGAGGAAGCGGGCCGCAAGGCCACCCGGGCCGCGGGCCAGGCCGTGACCCACCCGGGCGGCCGAACCACCCTCACCCGCGAGTCGTAA